In one window of Rhinopithecus roxellana isolate Shanxi Qingling chromosome 15, ASM756505v1, whole genome shotgun sequence DNA:
- the SELENOH gene encoding selenoprotein H has protein sequence MAPRSRKRKAEAAMVAAAEKREKLADSGEGMEEATVVIEHCTSURVYGRNAAALSQALRLEAPELPVKVNPTKPRRGSFEVTLLRPDGSSAELWTGIKKGPPRKLKFPEPQEVVEELKKYLS, from the exons ATGGCCCCCCGCAGTAGGAAGCGGAAGGCTGAGGCCGCGATGGTCGCCGCAGCCGAGAAGCGAGAGAAGCTGGCAGACAGCGGGGAGGGAATGGAGGAGGCAACCGTTGTTATCGAGCATTG CACGAGCTGACGCGTCTATGGGCGCAACGCTGCGGCCCTGAGTCAGGCGCTGCGCCTGGAGGCCCCAGAGCTTCCAGTAAAGGTGAACCCGACCAAGCCCCGAAGGGGCAGCTTCGAGGTGACGCTGCTGCGCCCGGACGGCAGCA GTGCGGAGCTCTGGACTGGGATTAAGAAGGGGCCCCCACGTAAACTGAAATTCCCTGAGCCTCAAGAGGTGGTGGAAGAGTTGAAGAAGTACCTGTCGTAG